The Clostridium sporogenes genome contains a region encoding:
- a CDS encoding NAD(P)/FAD-dependent oxidoreductase: protein MYDVSIIGAGVVGSAIARALSKYNLKVCLIEKEEDVGTGASKANSGIIHGGYVAKYGTLKGELCIKGNSMYSQLEKELNFGYRNPGALVIGFDEEDENRIKKLYENGVKIGCDDLEIIYGDKIKELEPHINKDVKVALYDKSVGVASPYEMTIALAENAIENGVDLKLETKVLAIDKKHETFIINTNKGEIKSKYIVNAAGLYSDKIANMLEMDDFKILPRRGQYVLSTKEQGYLVNKVIFQVPTEKGKGILVTTTYHGNFMIGPDAQEVVDKEDIGTDIESIEYIIKTARKSIPDFDVRKSLTTFAGIRAISSTGDFVIGETKVKGFINAAGIDSPGLTSSPAIAEKIVGILKEAGLQLIKNEKFNPYRKPIIIKKDKSFDGKIDDEDPTKNIICRCEKVTESEIIDAMKRGIPVKSTDAIKRRTRAGMGFCQGNFCRPRVKAIIAREIGISAEQVTVRGKDSGEPPKRVNINVIRKIQSV, encoded by the coding sequence ATGTATGATGTTAGTATTATAGGTGCTGGGGTTGTTGGATCAGCTATTGCTAGAGCGTTATCAAAGTATAATTTAAAAGTATGTCTTATAGAAAAAGAGGAGGATGTTGGAACAGGGGCCTCAAAAGCAAATAGTGGTATTATTCATGGTGGGTATGTAGCTAAGTATGGAACTTTAAAGGGAGAATTATGTATAAAAGGAAACAGTATGTACAGTCAGCTGGAAAAAGAGCTTAACTTTGGATATAGAAATCCAGGTGCATTAGTAATAGGCTTTGATGAAGAGGATGAAAATAGAATAAAAAAATTATATGAAAATGGTGTGAAAATAGGGTGTGATGATCTAGAAATAATATACGGGGATAAAATAAAAGAATTGGAACCTCATATAAATAAAGATGTTAAAGTTGCATTATATGATAAAAGTGTTGGTGTAGCTTCTCCTTATGAAATGACTATAGCTCTTGCTGAAAATGCAATAGAAAATGGAGTAGATTTAAAATTAGAAACAAAAGTATTAGCTATAGATAAAAAACATGAAACTTTTATAATAAATACTAATAAAGGAGAAATAAAAAGTAAGTATATTGTAAATGCTGCTGGATTATATAGTGATAAGATAGCCAATATGCTAGAGATGGATGATTTTAAAATATTGCCAAGAAGAGGGCAATATGTACTTTCTACCAAAGAGCAAGGTTATCTTGTAAATAAGGTTATATTCCAAGTGCCAACAGAAAAAGGAAAAGGAATATTGGTTACTACTACTTATCATGGAAACTTTATGATAGGTCCTGATGCACAGGAGGTAGTAGACAAAGAAGATATAGGAACAGATATAGAAAGTATAGAATATATAATAAAAACAGCTAGAAAATCTATACCAGATTTTGATGTGAGAAAATCTTTAACTACCTTTGCAGGAATAAGAGCAATTAGTAGTACAGGAGATTTTGTAATAGGAGAAACTAAAGTTAAAGGCTTTATAAATGCAGCAGGTATAGATTCACCAGGACTTACGTCTTCACCAGCTATAGCAGAAAAAATAGTAGGAATTCTTAAGGAAGCCGGATTGCAATTAATAAAAAATGAAAAATTCAATCCCTACAGAAAGCCTATAATTATTAAAAAAGATAAGTCCTTTGATGGAAAGATAGATGATGAAGATCCAACTAAAAACATAATATGTAGGTGTGAAAAAGTAACGGAATCAGAAATAATAGATGCAATGAAAAGAGGAATTCCTGTAAAATCGACAGATGCAATAAAAAGACGTACAAGGGCAGGTATGGGGTTTTGCCAAGGTAATTTCTGTAGACCAAGAGTAAAAGCTATAATAGCAAGAGAAATAGGCATATCTGCAGAACAGGTTACTGTAAGAGGCAAAGATTCAGGAGAACCTCCTAAAAGAGTAAATATTAATGTAATAAGAAAAATTCAAAGTGTTTGA
- a CDS encoding MerR family transcriptional regulator — protein sequence MLKIGDFSKLSRISIRMLRHYNEIGLLIPESIDAFTGYRYYSEAQLPVANRITALRDMGFSLAVIGQILSHYSDPHKLKTYLQLKQREIKEEADILNQRLLLLESTLNRLGKDDNVMNYNVTLKELPERTVASVRKVIPSYDQEGMLWHILVNETADLQMQDDNPCYTLAIFHDGEHKEQDVDVEVQKSVKGNYKNTENVVFKTVAPIQMASATYQGSYEKVNEVNEAVANWVRDNGYEFNGLSFCIYHVSPYETQNPEGWVTEVCYPVKKK from the coding sequence ATGTTAAAAATAGGTGATTTTTCAAAGCTATCTAGAATCAGCATAAGAATGCTTAGGCATTACAATGAAATAGGTCTGCTTATACCTGAAAGTATTGATGCTTTCACAGGATATCGTTATTACAGCGAAGCACAACTCCCTGTTGCAAATCGTATTACAGCATTAAGAGATATGGGATTTAGCCTTGCTGTAATAGGTCAAATTCTATCTCATTATAGCGATCCCCATAAGCTTAAAACCTATCTTCAGTTAAAACAAAGGGAGATAAAAGAGGAAGCTGACATCTTAAACCAGCGACTTTTACTTCTAGAAAGCACATTAAATAGATTGGGAAAGGATGATAATGTTATGAATTATAATGTTACCTTAAAAGAGTTACCAGAAAGAACTGTTGCAAGTGTACGTAAAGTTATCCCGTCTTATGATCAAGAAGGAATGCTTTGGCATATTCTAGTGAATGAAACTGCAGATCTTCAAATGCAAGACGATAATCCATGTTATACCCTTGCAATCTTTCATGATGGAGAACATAAAGAACAAGATGTTGATGTGGAAGTACAAAAATCTGTTAAAGGAAATTATAAGAATACTGAAAATGTAGTATTTAAAACAGTTGCACCTATTCAAATGGCATCAGCAACTTATCAAGGTAGTTATGAAAAAGTCAATGAAGTGAACGAAGCTGTTGCTAATTGGGTTCGTGATAATGGTTATGAATTTAATGGACTGTCTTTTTGTATTTATCATGTTAGCCCTTATGAGACACAGAATCCTGAGGGATGGGTGACAGAAGTATGTTATCCTGTAAAAAAGAAATAA
- a CDS encoding amino acid permease: MSKNKDKRIAWYMLAFMAFSTVWGFGNVINGFSEYEGLKAIVSWIIIFAIYFVPYALMVGELGSAFKDCGGGVSSWINETIGPKLAYYAGWTYWVVHMPYISQKPSGLMIATSWAIFQDKRISSMNTKLMQLICLIIFLIAIYIASKGLNPLKKLATLAGTSMFVMSILFIILMVAAPAITTAHLNEIKWSFNTFMPTFDTKFFTNLAILVFAVGGCEKISPYVNKMKNPSTGFSKGMIALAIMVAVCAILGTVSLGMMFDSNNVPNDLMTNGAYYAFQKLGEYYKLGNLFVIIYAITNIIAQFAVLIISIDAPLRMLLDSADERFIPKKMFEKNKYGSYKNGNKLILVIVSILIVVPALGIGSVDELVKWLVKLNAVCMPLRYLWVFAAYVALKKAGKKFNREYYFVRNDKLGIILGAWCFVFTAFACIGGMYSTDMFKLVLNIVTPFVLIGLGVIMPYLAKKNNA; encoded by the coding sequence ATGTCAAAGAACAAAGATAAGCGAATTGCTTGGTATATGCTTGCCTTTATGGCATTTTCCACTGTATGGGGATTTGGTAACGTTATCAATGGTTTTTCGGAATACGAAGGACTTAAAGCAATTGTTTCTTGGATTATAATTTTTGCTATTTATTTTGTACCATATGCTTTAATGGTAGGTGAATTAGGATCAGCATTTAAAGACTGTGGTGGAGGAGTAAGCTCATGGATAAATGAAACTATAGGACCAAAGCTTGCATATTATGCTGGATGGACATACTGGGTAGTTCATATGCCTTATATTTCACAAAAACCATCAGGCCTTATGATTGCAACAAGCTGGGCTATTTTTCAAGATAAAAGAATAAGTTCTATGAACACAAAACTTATGCAGTTAATTTGTTTGATAATATTTTTAATTGCTATTTATATTGCATCAAAGGGGTTAAATCCATTAAAAAAACTAGCCACACTTGCAGGCACATCAATGTTTGTAATGTCTATTCTATTTATTATTTTAATGGTGGCAGCACCTGCAATTACAACTGCACATCTAAATGAAATTAAATGGTCTTTTAATACTTTCATGCCAACTTTTGATACGAAATTTTTTACCAATCTAGCTATACTGGTATTTGCAGTGGGAGGCTGCGAAAAAATATCACCTTATGTTAATAAGATGAAAAATCCATCTACAGGATTTTCAAAAGGAATGATTGCACTGGCTATTATGGTTGCTGTATGTGCAATTTTAGGTACAGTTTCTCTTGGAATGATGTTTGATTCAAATAATGTTCCTAATGACTTAATGACTAATGGAGCTTATTATGCTTTTCAAAAATTAGGAGAGTATTATAAACTAGGAAATTTATTTGTAATAATATATGCAATTACAAATATCATTGCTCAATTTGCTGTATTAATTATATCTATTGATGCACCTTTACGTATGTTACTTGATAGTGCAGATGAAAGATTTATTCCTAAAAAAATGTTTGAAAAAAATAAGTATGGTTCATATAAAAATGGAAATAAACTTATTTTAGTAATTGTATCAATATTAATTGTAGTACCAGCCTTAGGAATTGGTAGCGTGGACGAATTAGTTAAATGGCTAGTAAAATTAAATGCTGTATGTATGCCTCTTAGATATTTATGGGTATTTGCTGCATATGTTGCATTGAAAAAAGCAGGAAAGAAATTTAATAGAGAATATTATTTTGTAAGAAATGATAAGTTAGGTATTATTTTAGGTGCATGGTGCTTTGTCTTTACAGCTTTTGCATGTATTGGTGGTATGTATTCTACTGATATGTTTAAATTAGTACTTAATATTGTAACACCATTTGTGCTAATAGGTTTAGGTGTAATCATGCCTTATCTTGCAAAAAAGAATAATGCTTAG